Genomic segment of Bdellovibrio bacteriovorus:
TGTTGGGAGATAGAGGACACTATTTTTCCTCGGCCACTCTTTCACGAAGCTTAACGTGATCCTTCACACTCGCTTTACGCATGCGAATGTTCAACATCTCAACACCGACGGAGAATGCCATCGCGAAGTAAACATATCCTTTTGGAATGTGAACTTCTAAAGCCTCGACAATCAAAGTGAAACCGATCATCAGAAGGAAGCTCAACGCTAAAATTTTCAATGAAGGATGGGAATCAACGAAATCGCTGATGCTTTTCGCAGAGAAAATCATAACTGCGGTCGAAGCTAGAACCGCCGCGATCATCACGGACAATTCTTTCACCATACCTACGGCAGTGATAACAGAGTCTAACGAGAATACGATGTCCAAAAGAAGAATCTGGATGATCACCGCACCGAAAGAATGCGCGACGTTCTTAGACTGACTTCCATCAACGCCCTCAAGCTTGTGATGAATTTCAGCCGTACTTTTAACGATAAGAAACAAACCACCCAGAAGCAGAATCAAGTCGCGACCTGAAATCTCTTGGCCCAGGGCAGAGAAAATAGGCTCTGTAAGACCGATGATCCAAGACAAAGAGA
This window contains:
- a CDS encoding TerC family protein, encoding MEMLSNPQIWIAFGTLFALELVLGIDNVIFISILAGKLPKDQQQKARMTGLGLAVLTRILLLFSLSWIIGLTEPIFSALGQEISGRDLILLLGGLFLIVKSTAEIHHKLEGVDGSQSKNVAHSFGAVIIQILLLDIVFSLDSVITAVGMVKELSVMIAAVLASTAVMIFSAKSISDFVDSHPSLKILALSFLLMIGFTLIVEALEVHIPKGYVYFAMAFSVGVEMLNIRMRKASVKDHVKLRERVAEEK